One window of Desulfarculus baarsii DSM 2075 genomic DNA carries:
- a CDS encoding DUF493 domain-containing protein, which yields MSECTCGKCAAQPALSAEAVALLERHHSFPGPYMFKVIGFEAPSYVDDVRRAVEGVLGPLGEEGQMRCRPSSGGKYVAVTLEVLVRDSGQVLAVYAALRGVSGVVALV from the coding sequence ATGAGCGAATGCACCTGCGGCAAATGCGCGGCCCAGCCGGCGTTGTCGGCCGAGGCCGTGGCCCTGCTGGAGCGCCACCACAGTTTTCCGGGGCCCTACATGTTCAAGGTCATCGGCTTCGAGGCCCCCAGCTACGTCGACGACGTGCGTCGGGCGGTGGAAGGCGTCTTGGGCCCGTTGGGCGAGGAAGGTCAGATGCGTTGCCGGCCGTCCAGCGGCGGCAAGTACGTGGCGGTGACGCTGGAGGTGCTGGTGCGCGATTCCGGCCAGGTGTTGGCCGTTTACGCGGCCCTGCGCGGCGTGAGCGGGGTGGTGGCCCTGGTCTAG
- a CDS encoding patatin-like phospholipase family protein: MWRPGAEFKSIVFAGGGNRCFWQVGFWETVAPALGLRPAVIAGVSAGACMAALLLAGQKDRATAYFLKATAANAKNFYPGLLLKGQRPLPHPAIFEATMRAGLDQAGLERLRSGPELRVLLARPPRWTGPATAAMLGILAYSLEKALKAPLHPQWPSRLGFTPEVALAGQCHDVEDLINLMTATCCTPPLLPPMYRGQQPVLDGGLIDNVPLAALGPDDGPALILLTRRYDPRLLRGHQGRVYIQPSRPIPVNKWDYASPDLSLATLELGRQDGMAFIEGGPQALQN; the protein is encoded by the coding sequence TTGTGGCGGCCAGGGGCTGAATTCAAGTCGATAGTCTTTGCCGGCGGCGGCAATCGCTGCTTTTGGCAGGTGGGTTTCTGGGAGACCGTGGCCCCGGCCCTGGGCCTGCGTCCGGCGGTGATCGCCGGGGTCAGCGCCGGGGCCTGCATGGCCGCCCTGCTGCTGGCCGGCCAAAAAGACCGCGCCACCGCTTACTTCCTGAAGGCCACGGCGGCCAACGCCAAGAACTTCTATCCGGGCCTTTTGCTCAAGGGCCAACGCCCGCTGCCCCACCCGGCCATCTTCGAGGCCACCATGCGCGCCGGGCTGGATCAGGCCGGCCTGGAGCGCCTGCGCTCGGGGCCCGAACTGCGCGTGCTTCTCGCCCGGCCGCCGCGCTGGACCGGTCCGGCCACGGCGGCGATGCTGGGCATCCTGGCCTACAGCCTGGAAAAGGCCCTCAAGGCCCCCTTGCATCCCCAATGGCCGTCGCGGCTGGGCTTCACGCCCGAAGTCGCCTTGGCCGGCCAGTGCCACGATGTCGAGGATCTGATCAACCTGATGACGGCCACCTGCTGCACGCCTCCGCTTTTGCCGCCGATGTATCGCGGCCAACAGCCGGTGCTCGATGGCGGGCTCATCGACAACGTGCCCCTGGCCGCCCTGGGCCCCGACGACGGCCCGGCCCTGATCCTTTTGACCCGGCGCTACGACCCGCGCCTGTTGCGCGGCCACCAGGGCCGCGTCTACATTCAGCCCTCGCGGCCCATCCCCGTCAACAAGTGGGACTACGCCAGCCCGGACCTGTCGCTGGCCACCCTGGAGTTGGGCCGCCAAGACGGCATGGCCTTCATCGAGGGTGGGCCGCAAGCCCTGCAAAACTGA
- a CDS encoding Fe-S-containing hydro-lyase, translating to MSQIKRLSTPLSDADVEGLRSGDRVLLSGTIYTGRDAAHKRIVAAMAAGQAPPFDPRGAVIFYVGPSPAPPGRVIGAAGPTTSYRMDAYAPTLIEAGLKAMIGKGGRGPAVKQAMQKHKAVYLAAIGGAGALMAHCIKAAEVIAYDDLGPEAVRRLEVAEMPLFVVNDVYGGDLYEEGRAAYQKK from the coding sequence GTGAGCCAGATCAAACGCCTGAGCACGCCATTGTCCGACGCCGACGTGGAAGGGCTGCGCAGCGGCGACCGCGTGCTGCTTTCCGGGACGATCTACACCGGTCGCGACGCCGCCCACAAGCGCATCGTCGCGGCCATGGCCGCCGGCCAGGCCCCGCCCTTCGACCCGCGCGGGGCGGTGATTTTTTACGTCGGCCCCTCGCCGGCCCCACCGGGCCGGGTCATCGGCGCGGCCGGCCCCACCACCAGCTATCGCATGGACGCCTACGCGCCCACGCTCATCGAGGCCGGGCTCAAGGCCATGATCGGCAAGGGCGGCCGGGGCCCGGCGGTCAAGCAGGCCATGCAAAAGCACAAGGCCGTCTACCTGGCGGCCATCGGCGGGGCCGGGGCCCTGATGGCCCACTGCATCAAGGCCGCCGAGGTCATCGCCTACGACGACCTGGGCCCCGAGGCCGTGCGCCGGCTGGAGGTGGCGGAGATGCCCCTTTTTGTGGTAAACGACGTTTACGGCGGCGACCTCTACGAAGAAGGCCGCGCGGCCTATCAAAAAAAATAG
- a CDS encoding sigma-54-dependent transcriptional regulator, producing the protein MSQYANTPQDATEAWRPSVLVLDDEWSTLEVIRDSLAKHFAVEVASRADEALRLMEQKPFDVVLTDVRMPDMDGLSVVGQMKARHPGAQYILMTAFSDIEDTIRAIRLGVADYLRKPFTIGEVRHALNRCLEQRRLRRQNGPPRDQGPAASARLTALDPKMRQLCALADTVAPTDVTVLIGGETGTGKSLLARAIHQASPRRERPYVEINCAAIPEALIESELFGHERGSFTGAIARKIGRVEAADGGTLFLDEVGEMSLDMQAKLLRFLQEFTFERVGGAKKQSADVRVIAATNRNLREAVASGVFREDLFYRLHVIELVIPPLRDRPLDQAPLAEAFLRRFAEKYGRADCRFGPQVSRQIAAHHWPGNVRELEHAVERAVILARGSEIARLELEHAGQRAEASRADAAPEAVAAPPAEIGPLLDGRDLGQFIDDCQRQYLAGLLAKHNGRIGLVAKAAGVNPKTLYLKMTRLGLRKEDYRGERASDKSPRGDGPFVA; encoded by the coding sequence TTGAGCCAATACGCCAACACGCCCCAAGACGCCACGGAGGCCTGGCGGCCGTCGGTGCTGGTGCTCGACGACGAGTGGTCGACCTTGGAGGTCATCCGCGACTCGCTGGCCAAGCACTTCGCGGTGGAGGTGGCCTCGCGGGCCGACGAGGCCCTGCGCCTGATGGAGCAAAAGCCCTTCGACGTGGTGCTCACCGACGTGCGCATGCCAGACATGGATGGCCTCAGCGTCGTCGGCCAGATGAAGGCCCGCCACCCCGGCGCGCAATATATCCTTATGACGGCCTTTTCCGACATCGAGGACACCATCCGGGCCATCCGCCTGGGCGTGGCCGACTATCTGCGCAAGCCCTTCACCATCGGCGAGGTGCGCCACGCCCTCAACCGCTGCCTGGAGCAACGCCGCCTGCGCCGCCAAAACGGCCCGCCCCGCGACCAAGGCCCCGCGGCAAGCGCCCGCCTGACCGCCCTCGACCCCAAGATGCGCCAGCTCTGCGCCCTGGCCGACACCGTGGCCCCCACCGACGTGACCGTACTCATCGGCGGCGAGACCGGCACCGGCAAGAGCCTGTTGGCCCGGGCCATCCATCAGGCCAGCCCTCGTCGCGAAAGGCCCTACGTCGAGATCAACTGCGCGGCCATCCCCGAGGCGCTGATCGAAAGCGAGCTGTTCGGCCACGAGCGGGGCTCGTTCACCGGCGCTATCGCCCGCAAGATCGGCCGGGTGGAGGCGGCCGACGGCGGCACGCTATTTCTGGACGAAGTCGGCGAGATGTCGCTGGACATGCAGGCCAAGCTGCTGCGTTTCTTGCAAGAGTTCACCTTCGAGCGGGTGGGCGGGGCCAAAAAGCAAAGCGCCGACGTGCGGGTCATCGCCGCCACCAACCGCAACCTGCGCGAGGCCGTGGCCTCCGGGGTTTTCCGCGAGGACTTGTTCTACCGCCTGCACGTCATCGAACTGGTCATCCCCCCCCTGCGAGATCGGCCCCTGGACCAGGCGCCGCTGGCCGAGGCCTTTTTGCGTCGTTTCGCCGAAAAATACGGCCGGGCCGACTGCCGCTTCGGGCCGCAAGTCTCGCGGCAGATCGCGGCCCACCACTGGCCGGGCAACGTGCGCGAGTTGGAGCACGCCGTGGAGCGGGCGGTGATCCTGGCTCGTGGGTCCGAGATCGCCCGCCTGGAGCTGGAGCACGCCGGGCAACGGGCGGAAGCGTCGAGAGCCGACGCCGCGCCCGAGGCCGTGGCCGCCCCGCCCGCCGAGATCGGCCCCCTGCTCGACGGCCGCGACCTGGGCCAGTTCATCGATGATTGCCAGCGACAATACCTGGCCGGCCTGCTGGCCAAGCACAACGGCCGCATCGGGCTGGTGGCCAAGGCCGCCGGCGTCAACCCCAAGACGCTCTACCTGAAGATGACCCGCCTGGGCCTGCGCAAGGAAGACTATCGCGGCGAACGCGCCTCGGACAAAAGCCCTCGCGGCGATGGCCCGTTCGTGGCATAA
- the sdhD gene encoding succinate dehydrogenase, hydrophobic membrane anchor protein, whose translation MKFLGSGRTGAFEWFFQRVSGVALVALLGLHFILIHYTGEPGPVTYDKVAPRLASPLYKAWELLFLVLALYHAMNGVKLVIDDYVHNSTWRSCLLGLSWLVALALLIFGALTIITFSYQPGA comes from the coding sequence ATGAAATTCTTGGGATCGGGGCGCACCGGCGCTTTCGAGTGGTTTTTCCAGCGCGTTTCGGGCGTGGCCCTGGTGGCGTTGCTGGGCCTGCATTTCATTTTGATCCACTACACCGGCGAGCCCGGGCCGGTCACCTACGACAAGGTGGCCCCGCGCCTGGCCTCGCCGCTCTACAAGGCCTGGGAGCTTTTGTTCCTGGTTCTGGCCCTTTATCACGCCATGAACGGCGTCAAGCTGGTCATCGACGACTACGTCCACAACAGCACGTGGCGCTCGTGCCTGCTGGGCCTTAGCTGGCTGGTCGCCTTGGCCCTTTTGATCTTCGGGGCCCTGACCATCATCACCTTCAGCTATCAGCCGGGAGCGTAG
- the sdhA gene encoding succinate dehydrogenase flavoprotein subunit, whose translation MAIKSDIIVHRVDALVAGAGGAGLRAALEAGKQVDTAVITQVFPTRSHTVSAQGGIGASLGNVEQDSWHYHMFDTVKGSDWLGDQDAIEFMCREAPSVVIELEHMGLPFSRMDDGRIYQRAFGGHTSKYGTAAVHRSCAAADRTGHAMLHTLFEECLRCGVKFYNEYYMLQLITNQGHVCGALCWDMIKGGFHLFHAKATLFATGGYARVFTTTSNAHICSGDGASLALRAGLAVQDMEFLQFHPTGILGAGNLITEGVRGEGGFLLNALGQRFMETCAPHEKDLACRDVVSRGIAEELRGGRGCGPKKDHVLLQIHHIGAETIMERLPGIWELTKVFAGVDCTKEPIPVVPTAHYSMGGIPTNRRAEVVVPGADGPETVVPGFYAAGEAACASVHGANRLGTNSLLDLMVFGREGGRRMAQYAQQNETWPDLPENAGKQGLAEVERLVNGGGGVRLGPLMEQLRDDMERHCGVFRTADDLEQLRGKLAAHRAAYAKVGVADKGAAYNLDLIEALELGHMLDVCQAICQGALARQESRGGHYRDDYPQRDDANWHKHTLALLEPDGQARLEYKPVRMQPLSVPTIDLAERKY comes from the coding sequence ATGGCCATCAAAAGCGACATCATCGTCCACCGCGTGGACGCCCTGGTGGCGGGCGCCGGCGGCGCGGGCCTGCGGGCGGCCCTGGAAGCCGGCAAACAGGTCGACACCGCCGTCATCACGCAAGTCTTCCCCACGCGCAGCCACACCGTCAGCGCCCAGGGCGGCATCGGGGCCAGCCTGGGCAACGTCGAGCAAGACTCGTGGCATTATCACATGTTCGACACCGTCAAGGGCTCGGACTGGCTGGGCGACCAGGACGCCATCGAGTTCATGTGCCGCGAGGCGCCCAGCGTGGTCATCGAGTTGGAGCACATGGGCCTGCCCTTTTCGCGCATGGACGACGGCCGCATTTATCAGCGGGCCTTTGGCGGCCACACGTCCAAGTATGGCACGGCCGCCGTGCATCGCTCCTGCGCCGCCGCCGACCGCACGGGGCACGCCATGCTGCACACGCTCTTTGAGGAATGCCTGCGTTGCGGCGTGAAATTCTATAACGAATACTACATGTTGCAGCTTATAACCAACCAGGGCCATGTCTGCGGCGCGCTCTGTTGGGACATGATCAAGGGCGGCTTCCATCTGTTCCACGCCAAGGCCACGCTATTTGCCACCGGCGGTTACGCCCGGGTCTTCACCACCACCAGCAACGCCCACATCTGCTCCGGCGACGGCGCGTCCCTGGCCCTGCGGGCCGGCCTGGCCGTGCAAGACATGGAGTTCCTGCAATTCCATCCCACGGGCATCCTGGGCGCGGGCAACCTGATCACCGAGGGCGTGCGCGGCGAGGGCGGCTTTTTGCTCAACGCCCTGGGCCAGCGCTTCATGGAGACCTGCGCGCCCCACGAAAAAGACCTGGCCTGCCGCGACGTGGTCAGCCGGGGCATCGCCGAGGAGCTGCGCGGCGGCCGGGGCTGCGGCCCCAAGAAAGACCACGTGCTGTTGCAGATCCACCACATCGGCGCCGAAACGATCATGGAGCGCCTGCCGGGCATCTGGGAGCTGACCAAGGTCTTCGCCGGCGTCGATTGCACCAAGGAGCCCATCCCCGTGGTGCCCACGGCCCATTATTCCATGGGCGGCATCCCCACCAACCGCCGGGCCGAGGTGGTCGTCCCCGGCGCGGACGGCCCCGAGACCGTCGTGCCCGGCTTCTACGCCGCCGGCGAGGCGGCCTGCGCCAGCGTGCACGGGGCCAACCGCCTGGGCACCAACTCCTTGCTGGACCTGATGGTCTTTGGCCGCGAGGGCGGCCGGCGCATGGCCCAATACGCCCAGCAAAACGAAACCTGGCCCGATCTGCCCGAAAACGCCGGCAAGCAAGGCCTGGCCGAAGTCGAGCGCCTGGTCAACGGCGGCGGCGGCGTGCGCCTGGGCCCGCTGATGGAGCAACTGCGCGACGACATGGAGCGCCACTGCGGCGTCTTTCGCACCGCCGACGACCTGGAGCAACTGCGCGGCAAACTGGCCGCCCACCGCGCGGCCTACGCCAAGGTGGGCGTGGCCGACAAGGGCGCGGCCTACAACCTCGACCTCATCGAGGCCCTGGAGCTGGGCCACATGCTCGACGTCTGCCAGGCCATCTGCCAGGGGGCCCTGGCCCGCCAGGAAAGCCGCGGCGGCCACTACCGCGACGACTATCCCCAGCGCGACGACGCCAACTGGCACAAGCACACCCTGGCCCTGCTGGAGCCCGACGGCCAGGCGCGCCTGGAGTACAAGCCCGTGCGCATGCAGCCGCTGAGCGTGCCGACCATCGATCTGGCCGAGCGGAAATATTAA
- a CDS encoding pyridoxal phosphate-dependent aminotransferase: MTQDQHQDDLLRLFGVEHLHGGDIWGAARHLGRPMEDLLDLSASLNPLGPPPGLQKVIIEALDRLCNYPDRRAFELRERLAAKFGLRRFNVLAGNGSTALIRLLARALEFREILVLAPVFGEFTRALAAAGRHFHHYHLEESEGYALTTRHIDKIMAHNPSAVVLTNPATPSGALTAPEVIEALYRQVKRRNAWLIIDEAFIDFAPADSRDWAPPRILEYPRLIVLRSMTKFYCLAGLRLGYVMADRDVLAEMVPLGEPWSVNTLAQAAGVFCLDQDEFADKTRATVDRLRAQQAQALGELGLDVLPSQANYLLCRLPEGGPSAAQVAEHCFYQGVLIRDASSFVCCGDRHFRVAVTAKRCLPRLLEALRGALAGQH, encoded by the coding sequence GTGACCCAAGATCAACACCAAGACGACTTGCTGCGCCTTTTCGGCGTAGAACACCTGCACGGCGGCGACATCTGGGGCGCAGCCCGTCACCTGGGCCGGCCCATGGAGGATCTGCTGGATCTTTCGGCCTCGCTCAACCCCCTGGGACCGCCGCCGGGCCTGCAAAAGGTGATCATCGAGGCCCTGGATCGGCTGTGCAACTACCCCGATCGCCGCGCCTTCGAACTGCGCGAGCGCCTGGCCGCCAAGTTCGGCCTGCGGCGTTTCAACGTGCTGGCCGGCAACGGCTCGACGGCCCTGATCCGCCTGTTGGCCCGCGCGCTGGAGTTCCGCGAGATCCTCGTGCTGGCCCCGGTTTTCGGCGAGTTCACCCGGGCCCTGGCCGCCGCCGGTCGTCATTTTCATCATTATCACCTAGAGGAAAGCGAAGGCTACGCCCTCACCACCCGGCACATTGACAAAATCATGGCCCACAACCCCTCGGCGGTGGTGCTGACCAACCCGGCCACGCCCTCGGGCGCGCTGACCGCGCCGGAGGTGATCGAGGCGCTCTATCGCCAGGTCAAACGGCGCAACGCCTGGCTGATCATCGACGAGGCCTTCATCGACTTCGCCCCGGCCGACTCGCGCGATTGGGCCCCGCCGCGCATCCTGGAATACCCGCGCCTGATCGTTTTGCGCTCGATGACCAAATTCTACTGCCTGGCCGGCCTGCGCCTGGGCTACGTCATGGCCGACCGCGACGTCCTGGCTGAGATGGTGCCCCTGGGCGAGCCGTGGTCGGTCAACACCCTGGCCCAGGCGGCGGGCGTGTTCTGCCTGGATCAGGACGAGTTCGCCGACAAGACCCGCGCCACCGTCGACCGCCTGCGCGCCCAACAGGCCCAGGCCCTGGGCGAACTTGGCCTGGACGTCTTGCCCAGCCAGGCCAACTACCTGCTCTGCCGCCTGCCCGAGGGCGGCCCCTCGGCGGCCCAGGTGGCCGAGCACTGCTTTTATCAGGGCGTGCTCATCCGCGACGCCAGCAGCTTTGTCTGCTGCGGCGACCGCCACTTCCGCGTGGCCGTGACCGCCAAACGCTGCCTGCCCCGCCTGCTGGAGGCCCTGCGCGGCGCGTTGGCCGGCCAGCATTGA
- a CDS encoding MinD/ParA family ATP-binding protein, which yields MSARLSAKNAAVTLPVGGGKGGIGKSALVANLGLALARLERRVLAVDADLGGSDLHAVLGLANDRPGLGELLTAKGHAVADFVRPALEPRFFFLPGDAMIVATANPSFQKKRKILHAIKAWPADFTLLDLGAGASITVMDFFLTSPLSLVVMLPEQPAVMNAFNFLKNAVFRALDRIFRDNAGARAALRDFQTRGRGPGAMKIDELVAAIEKAVPGQGERARRAVGRWRPKLVLNRARRVDDFAFARQLTRWAAEDLGLAIEVLGFLPEDEAVRQAAGQGLPALDLDPRAPFCRAVALLAQRIGQWAGRADEWRAHGAFDDSFQRAATDFAGLFPPPGRVERRP from the coding sequence ATGAGCGCCCGGTTGTCGGCCAAAAACGCCGCCGTGACCCTGCCGGTGGGCGGCGGCAAGGGCGGCATCGGCAAAAGCGCCCTGGTGGCCAACCTTGGCCTGGCCCTGGCCCGCCTGGAGCGCCGCGTGCTGGCCGTCGACGCCGACTTGGGCGGCTCGGACCTCCACGCCGTGTTGGGCCTGGCCAACGACCGCCCCGGCCTGGGCGAGCTGTTGACCGCCAAGGGGCACGCCGTGGCCGATTTTGTCCGCCCGGCCCTGGAGCCGCGTTTTTTCTTTTTGCCCGGCGACGCCATGATCGTGGCCACGGCCAACCCCAGTTTCCAGAAAAAACGCAAGATCCTCCACGCCATCAAGGCCTGGCCGGCCGATTTCACCCTGCTCGACCTGGGCGCGGGGGCCTCGATCACGGTGATGGATTTTTTCCTCACCAGCCCCCTGTCGCTGGTGGTGATGCTGCCCGAGCAGCCGGCGGTGATGAACGCCTTCAATTTTTTGAAAAACGCCGTGTTTCGCGCCCTGGACCGCATCTTTCGCGATAACGCCGGGGCCCGCGCGGCATTGCGGGATTTTCAGACGCGGGGCCGGGGGCCGGGGGCCATGAAGATCGACGAATTGGTGGCGGCCATCGAAAAGGCCGTGCCCGGCCAAGGCGAACGGGCCAGGCGGGCCGTGGGCCGCTGGCGGCCAAAGCTGGTGCTCAACCGCGCGCGCCGGGTCGACGACTTCGCCTTTGCCCGTCAACTGACCCGATGGGCGGCCGAGGATTTGGGGCTTGCCATCGAGGTGCTGGGCTTTTTGCCCGAGGACGAAGCCGTGCGCCAGGCCGCCGGCCAAGGCTTGCCGGCTCTCGATCTGGACCCCCGCGCGCCCTTTTGCCGGGCCGTGGCCTTGCTGGCCCAGCGGATCGGCCAATGGGCCGGCCGGGCCGATGAGTGGCGGGCCCACGGGGCCTTTGACGACAGCTTTCAGCGCGCGGCCACCGACTTCGCGGGCCTGTTCCCGCCGCCGGGCCGCGTCGAGAGGCGGCCATGA
- the sdhC gene encoding succinate dehydrogenase, cytochrome b556 subunit, whose amino-acid sequence MKAYPPKVRYRLHPGYIAWLFQRISGLALVLYLIMHVYVIHHIALGRQAFDEIMAVVQSPLFHLAEAALLAAVVYHGVNGLRVILLDYGRAADKQKISPWVLGVMSLCAVIVLAGAIPMIKLALH is encoded by the coding sequence ATGAAAGCATATCCACCAAAGGTGCGCTATCGGCTGCATCCGGGCTACATCGCCTGGCTGTTCCAGCGCATATCGGGCCTGGCGCTCGTGCTGTACCTGATCATGCACGTCTACGTCATCCACCACATCGCCCTGGGTCGCCAGGCCTTCGACGAGATCATGGCCGTGGTGCAGTCGCCGCTGTTTCATCTGGCCGAGGCGGCGCTGTTGGCGGCGGTGGTCTACCACGGCGTCAACGGCCTGCGGGTGATTCTGTTGGACTACGGCCGGGCGGCCGACAAGCAAAAAATCTCGCCGTGGGTCTTGGGCGTGATGAGCCTGTGCGCGGTGATCGTGCTGGCCGGCGCCATCCCCATGATCAAGCTGGCCCTGCACTAG
- a CDS encoding crotonase/enoyl-CoA hydratase family protein, with product MDKPLLIEKQGHIAWLTLNRPDRYNAMSMAMYEMFLEEMPKLDADDDVRVVVIKAAGKNFTSGIDLNDFTNLREKPTALMRERLRLHILHLQESMSVVEKCRKPVIAAVHGACIGGGVDLLSACDIRLCEAKSYFSIRETKMAIIADLGTLQRFHTIVGQGHYRELALTSRDFSAQEALAMGFVTHVYDDQAQLLAEAEKMARQIAANPPLTVQGTKDLMNFTRDFGVQAGLQYVAQKNSAQIISEDLMEAIAAFMEKRPPQFKGN from the coding sequence ATGGACAAGCCGCTTTTGATCGAAAAACAAGGGCACATCGCCTGGCTGACCCTCAACCGGCCCGACCGCTACAACGCCATGAGCATGGCCATGTACGAGATGTTTTTGGAGGAAATGCCCAAGCTCGACGCCGACGACGACGTGCGCGTGGTGGTGATCAAAGCCGCCGGCAAAAACTTCACCTCGGGCATCGACCTCAACGACTTCACCAACCTGCGCGAAAAGCCCACCGCCCTCATGCGCGAACGCCTGCGCCTGCACATCCTGCACCTGCAAGAGAGCATGAGCGTGGTCGAAAAATGCCGCAAGCCCGTCATCGCCGCCGTTCACGGGGCCTGCATCGGCGGCGGCGTCGACCTGCTCAGCGCCTGCGACATCCGCCTCTGCGAGGCCAAGAGCTACTTCAGCATCCGCGAAACCAAAATGGCCATCATCGCCGATCTGGGCACCCTGCAGCGCTTCCACACCATCGTCGGCCAGGGCCACTACCGCGAGTTGGCCTTGACCAGCCGCGACTTCAGCGCCCAGGAGGCCCTGGCCATGGGCTTTGTCACCCACGTCTATGACGATCAGGCCCAACTGTTGGCCGAAGCCGAAAAAATGGCCCGGCAGATCGCCGCCAACCCGCCGCTGACCGTCCAGGGCACGAAAGACCTGATGAACTTCACCCGCGACTTTGGCGTGCAGGCCGGCCTGCAATACGTGGCCCAGAAAAACTCGGCCCAGATCATCAGCGAAGACCTGATGGAGGCCATCGCCGCCTTCATGGAAAAGCGCCCGCCCCAATTCAAGGGCAACTAG
- a CDS encoding LIM domain-containing protein, translating into MQCQKCHAPLGADEAFEFAGRTLCEDCYMDALSPTRVCDPWAVYLGSRQVEQILSPAQEKIMGLLRQHKALAPEDLRRLSGLTAKELEREIAALRHMELLRAAQTPDGGKVLKQFGDRD; encoded by the coding sequence ATGCAATGCCAGAAATGCCACGCCCCCCTGGGCGCCGACGAGGCCTTTGAATTTGCCGGCCGCACCCTCTGCGAGGACTGCTACATGGACGCCCTCAGCCCCACCCGCGTCTGTGACCCCTGGGCCGTCTATCTGGGCAGCCGGCAGGTGGAGCAGATTCTGAGCCCGGCCCAAGAAAAGATCATGGGCCTGCTGCGCCAGCACAAGGCCCTGGCCCCCGAGGATCTGCGCCGCCTCAGCGGGCTGACGGCCAAGGAATTGGAGCGCGAAATCGCTGCCCTGCGTCACATGGAGCTGCTGCGCGCCGCCCAGACCCCGGACGGCGGCAAGGTGCTAAAGCAATTCGGCGACCGCGATTGA
- a CDS encoding fumarate hydratase: protein MSDLRVIDVGQISRELARLCGEAGLILPDDVSRAFASAMQSEPSPVGREVLQVLIDNARLAAEERLPICQDCGLAVVFVDVGQDVHLVGGDLAEAVNAGVRQGYQEHYLRKSVCHPFSRANTGDNTPCVVHTRIVPGDKVRLSLLPKGGGSENMSRVLLLTPAQGLEGVKKAVLEAVLHAGPNPCPPIILGVAVGGTFDDAAVRAKRVFLRHLGSQNPDPEAAALEAELLAMVNDTGIGPAGLGGGTTCLGVFVDIAPCHIASLPVAINVQCHAARHKEAVL from the coding sequence TTGTCAGACTTGCGCGTCATCGACGTCGGCCAAATCAGCCGCGAGCTGGCCCGGCTCTGCGGCGAGGCCGGCCTGATCCTGCCCGACGACGTGAGCCGGGCCTTTGCCTCGGCCATGCAAAGCGAGCCCTCGCCCGTGGGCCGCGAGGTCTTGCAGGTGCTCATCGACAACGCCCGGCTCGCCGCCGAGGAGCGCCTGCCCATCTGTCAGGATTGCGGCCTGGCCGTGGTTTTCGTCGACGTGGGCCAGGACGTCCATCTGGTCGGCGGCGATCTGGCCGAGGCCGTAAACGCCGGCGTGCGTCAAGGCTATCAAGAGCACTACCTGCGCAAGAGCGTCTGTCATCCCTTCAGCCGGGCCAACACCGGCGACAACACGCCCTGCGTCGTGCACACGCGCATCGTCCCCGGCGACAAGGTGCGCCTGAGCCTTTTGCCCAAGGGCGGCGGCAGCGAAAATATGAGCCGGGTGCTTTTGCTCACGCCGGCCCAGGGCCTGGAGGGCGTCAAAAAGGCCGTGCTGGAGGCTGTCCTGCACGCCGGGCCCAATCCCTGTCCGCCGATCATCCTGGGCGTGGCCGTGGGCGGCACGTTCGATGACGCGGCCGTGCGGGCCAAGCGGGTGTTTCTGCGCCACCTGGGCTCCCAAAACCCCGACCCCGAGGCCGCCGCCCTGGAGGCCGAGTTGCTGGCCATGGTCAACGACACCGGCATCGGGCCGGCCGGCCTGGGCGGCGGGACCACCTGTCTGGGCGTCTTCGTCGACATCGCCCCCTGTCACATCGCCAGCCTGCCGGTGGCCATCAACGTGCAGTGCCACGCCGCGCGGCACAAGGAGGCAGTGTTGTGA
- a CDS encoding DsrE family protein translates to MPDRLDKLAVIWSSADAEVARSAAFMYARNSLVRGWWHQVRLIVWGPSAKTLAFDADLQLELTALADAGVELYACKACAESHGVGERLERIGVQVMYMGQPLTDMLKQGWRVITF, encoded by the coding sequence TTGCCCGATCGTCTGGACAAGCTGGCGGTGATCTGGTCTTCGGCCGACGCCGAAGTGGCCCGTTCGGCCGCCTTCATGTACGCCCGCAACAGCCTGGTGCGCGGCTGGTGGCATCAGGTGCGCCTGATCGTCTGGGGCCCGTCGGCCAAGACCCTGGCCTTTGACGCCGACCTCCAACTCGAATTGACCGCCCTGGCCGACGCCGGCGTGGAGCTCTACGCCTGCAAGGCCTGCGCCGAATCCCACGGCGTGGGCGAACGCCTGGAGCGCATCGGCGTGCAGGTGATGTACATGGGCCAACCCCTCACCGACATGCTCAAACAGGGCTGGCGGGTGATCACCTTCTAG